A single genomic interval of Zunongwangia sp. HGR-M22 harbors:
- a CDS encoding sugar phosphate isomerase/epimerase family protein translates to MKTIKGPAVYLAQFMDSKAPFNSLDGLCKWAADLGYKGIQIPTWESALIDLNKAGESKTYCDELKGKVESYGLEITELCTHLQGQLVAVHPAYDIMFDNFAPDEYKGNPKARTQWAVEQLKSAAKASRNFGLDVHGTFSGSLLWHTAHPWPQRPDGLVELGFKELANRWLPILDTFDENGVDLCYEIHPGEDLHDGDTFERFLAETNNHKRVNLLYDPSHFVLQQLDYLTYIDHYHEFIKMFHVKDAEFNPTGKKGSFGGYNDWVNRAGRYRHPGDGQVDFKTIFSKLTQYGCDIWAVMEWECCIKSPEQGAKEGAPFIQKHIIEATQKKFDDFAGSEIDQNRLKSILGI, encoded by the coding sequence ATGAAAACTATAAAAGGACCTGCGGTTTATTTAGCTCAATTTATGGATTCTAAAGCTCCATTTAATAGCTTAGACGGTCTTTGTAAATGGGCAGCAGATTTAGGATATAAAGGAATACAAATCCCAACTTGGGAGTCAGCTTTGATCGATCTTAATAAAGCCGGAGAAAGTAAAACTTATTGCGATGAGCTTAAGGGGAAAGTGGAATCTTATGGATTAGAAATCACCGAACTTTGTACACATCTACAGGGACAACTAGTTGCTGTACATCCGGCCTACGACATTATGTTCGATAATTTTGCTCCAGATGAATATAAAGGTAATCCAAAAGCCAGAACGCAATGGGCAGTAGAACAACTTAAAAGTGCCGCGAAAGCCAGTAGGAATTTTGGTTTAGATGTGCACGGTACATTTAGTGGCTCGCTTTTATGGCATACCGCCCACCCATGGCCACAAAGACCAGATGGTCTTGTAGAACTTGGATTTAAAGAGTTAGCAAATCGCTGGTTACCTATCCTGGATACTTTTGATGAAAACGGAGTGGATCTTTGTTACGAAATCCATCCTGGTGAAGATCTCCACGACGGCGACACATTCGAACGCTTTTTAGCTGAAACCAATAATCATAAAAGAGTAAATCTTCTTTACGATCCAAGTCACTTTGTTCTTCAGCAATTAGATTATTTAACCTATATCGATCACTATCATGAATTCATCAAAATGTTTCATGTGAAAGATGCAGAGTTTAATCCTACCGGAAAAAAAGGAAGTTTTGGTGGTTATAACGATTGGGTAAACCGCGCAGGTAGATATCGCCACCCCGGCGATGGGCAGGTAGATTTTAAAACTATTTTCTCTAAATTAACTCAATATGGATGCGATATTTGGGCGGTAATGGAATGGGAATGCTGTATAAAATCACCAGAACAAGGAGCTAAAGAAGGAGCTCCTTTTATACAAAAACATATTATTGAAGCTACTCAGAAAAAATTTGACGATTTTGCAGGATCCGAAATCGATCAAAATCGCTTGAAATCCATTTTAGGAATTTAA
- a CDS encoding Gfo/Idh/MocA family protein — protein MGKKIKLGILGGGSDSLIGVLHRVASSMFDMFEVVGGAFNTDFDESKRFAEDLGIGTDRIYSNLEDLIAQENKLPEEDRIQVVSVLTPNFLHFPMAKQLVEGGFHVICEKPMTTTLKKAQILKEVTDKAGKVFAVTYTYTGYPMVRQMREMITSGKLGKIQKIDVQYYQGWINPIIHDKEQRNNIWRLDPEKSGISCCIGDIGTHAYDMIEYVTGMEVKKILADLNYLYEDNSMDIDGTVLLRFEDQIKGVLRASQIATGEENNFTVKVYGDKAGIKWEQENPNYLYFLEENKPLQVLKPGHAYNSDFSLGATKLPPGHPEGIFDSMGNIYHGVAKAILGEKIFDGEYPTINDGLRGMNFIEKAVESHKNGNVWVNIDN, from the coding sequence ATGGGAAAGAAAATAAAACTAGGCATCCTTGGTGGTGGTAGTGATTCATTAATTGGCGTATTGCACCGTGTTGCCTCTTCAATGTTCGATATGTTTGAAGTTGTAGGTGGTGCTTTCAATACAGATTTCGATGAAAGTAAAAGATTCGCTGAAGATCTTGGTATTGGTACAGATCGCATTTACTCAAATTTGGAGGATCTTATAGCACAAGAAAACAAATTACCAGAAGAGGATAGAATACAGGTCGTTTCAGTACTTACCCCAAACTTTCTCCATTTTCCTATGGCAAAACAGCTCGTGGAAGGTGGATTTCACGTGATCTGTGAAAAACCAATGACCACGACTTTGAAAAAAGCTCAAATTCTTAAAGAAGTTACAGATAAAGCAGGGAAAGTTTTTGCTGTCACTTATACGTATACTGGCTACCCAATGGTGCGCCAAATGCGAGAAATGATCACCTCAGGAAAGCTTGGCAAAATTCAGAAGATCGATGTTCAGTACTATCAGGGATGGATCAATCCTATCATCCATGATAAAGAACAGCGTAATAACATTTGGCGCTTAGATCCAGAAAAATCTGGAATCAGTTGCTGTATTGGTGACATTGGTACACATGCTTACGATATGATCGAATATGTTACTGGTATGGAGGTTAAAAAGATCCTTGCAGATCTCAATTACCTGTACGAGGATAATTCAATGGATATCGATGGTACAGTTCTATTACGATTTGAAGATCAAATTAAGGGAGTGCTTAGAGCAAGCCAGATCGCTACCGGCGAAGAAAATAACTTTACGGTAAAAGTGTATGGTGATAAAGCTGGTATTAAATGGGAACAGGAAAATCCTAATTATCTATATTTTTTAGAAGAAAATAAGCCATTACAAGTTCTAAAACCGGGACATGCTTACAACAGTGACTTTTCTTTAGGAGCAACCAAATTACCACCGGGACATCCTGAAGGAATTTTCGATTCTATGGGAAATATTTATCACGGTGTTGCTAAAGCTATTTTAGGTGAAAAAATTTTTGATGGCGAATATCCAACGATTAACGATGGTTTACGCGGAATGAATTTTATCGAAAAAGCAGTAGAAAGCCATAAAAATGGTAATGTTTGGGTAAACATAGATAATTAA
- a CDS encoding nucleoside permease codes for MKKLVRFQLSLMMFLEFFIWGGWFVTLGTFLADNLSATGAETAMAFSTQSWGAIVAPFIIGLIADRFFNAERILGMLHIMGAVLMYLMYSSVDFGSFYPYVLSYMILYMPTLALVNSISFAQMKDPSKEFSNIRVFGTIGWIISGVVISTVFAWDAPEARAEGMLKYTFLMVAIASTILGLFSFSLPKTPPSGKGEEITIKDILGLEAIGLLKNRNFFMFFLSSILICIPLAFYYQNANPFLAEVGMAAPTVKMAIGQVSEALFLLLIPFFFKRYGFKITLIAGMLAWTIRYLLFAYGNADEKIIMLYLGIALHGICYDFFFVSGQIYTDSKAGPKIKSAAQGLITLATYGVGMLIGFWVAGQISDMYLNADGSHDWTNIWIVPAGFAFVVMIIFSIFFRNEKVEYSE; via the coding sequence ATGAAGAAACTTGTAAGATTTCAATTATCCCTAATGATGTTTTTAGAATTTTTTATCTGGGGCGGGTGGTTTGTAACTCTGGGAACATTTTTGGCCGATAACTTAAGCGCAACGGGAGCAGAAACTGCAATGGCATTTTCTACACAATCTTGGGGAGCCATAGTTGCTCCTTTTATTATTGGATTAATTGCCGACAGATTTTTTAATGCTGAACGAATTTTGGGTATGCTTCATATAATGGGGGCTGTATTGATGTATTTGATGTATAGCTCGGTAGATTTTGGAAGTTTTTATCCCTATGTACTCAGCTATATGATTCTATATATGCCAACTTTGGCTTTGGTAAATTCTATTTCATTTGCGCAAATGAAAGATCCGTCTAAAGAATTCTCTAATATTAGAGTATTTGGAACTATTGGTTGGATTATTTCTGGAGTGGTAATCAGTACAGTTTTTGCATGGGACGCCCCGGAAGCAAGAGCTGAAGGTATGCTAAAATATACATTCTTAATGGTAGCGATTGCATCAACTATTTTAGGACTTTTTAGCTTTAGTTTACCTAAAACTCCGCCTTCTGGTAAAGGAGAAGAAATTACGATCAAAGACATTTTGGGTTTAGAAGCCATAGGTTTACTTAAAAATCGAAACTTTTTTATGTTCTTTTTATCTTCAATATTAATCTGTATTCCTCTAGCATTTTATTATCAAAATGCTAATCCATTTTTAGCTGAAGTTGGTATGGCAGCTCCTACGGTAAAAATGGCAATTGGGCAGGTGTCTGAAGCCTTATTCTTATTGTTGATTCCTTTCTTCTTTAAAAGATACGGTTTTAAAATAACCCTTATTGCAGGAATGCTAGCATGGACGATTCGATACTTACTTTTCGCTTATGGAAACGCAGATGAAAAAATTATAATGCTCTATTTAGGAATTGCATTACATGGAATTTGTTATGATTTCTTCTTTGTATCGGGACAAATTTATACCGACTCTAAGGCCGGTCCAAAAATTAAAAGTGCCGCTCAAGGATTAATCACTCTGGCTACTTATGGTGTTGGTATGTTGATAGGATTTTGGGTAGCAGGACAAATTAGTGATATGTATCTTAATGCAGATGGCAGCCATGACTGGACAAATATCTGGATCGTGCCAGCTGGTTTTGCCTTTGTGGTAATGATCATTTTTTCTATCTTCTTCCGCAATGAAAAAGTTGAATATTCAGAATAA
- a CDS encoding sugar phosphate isomerase/epimerase family protein, which translates to MNSQISKFQIILLGVFIFNLSLLSCKNKGAKNKDEISTPIDSTVNNKPFFKLSLAQWSLEKPIHSGELDPVDFAEKANRLGFDGIEYVNQLYFSKYRDAKDPEAAFTKLLDTLKSKSEQFDIKNVLIMVDGEGDLAAIEDEKREEAIQNHKRWVDAAQILGCHAIRVNLFGSNQEAAWKTNAVKGLTKLSEYAATKGINVLVENHGGLSSNAKLLTEVMEEVDLPNCGTLPDFGNFCLRRKNGEMWGAECVEEYPTYQGIEEMMPYAKAVSAKTYEFDENGKETTLDIGRILKIVKDAGYNGWIGVEYEGTGLAPEEGILKTKELLLKEAEKL; encoded by the coding sequence ATGAACAGTCAAATTTCCAAATTTCAAATAATTCTTTTGGGGGTATTTATATTCAATTTATCACTACTATCTTGTAAAAATAAAGGAGCAAAAAATAAAGATGAAATCTCTACACCTATTGATTCTACTGTAAACAATAAACCTTTCTTTAAACTGAGTTTAGCTCAGTGGTCGTTGGAAAAGCCAATTCATAGTGGCGAATTAGATCCGGTTGATTTTGCTGAAAAAGCAAATCGATTAGGATTTGATGGTATTGAATATGTAAACCAACTTTATTTCAGCAAATATCGTGATGCTAAAGATCCAGAAGCTGCTTTCACCAAGCTTTTAGACACTTTAAAATCAAAAAGTGAGCAATTTGATATTAAAAATGTGCTGATAATGGTCGATGGTGAAGGAGATTTAGCAGCGATAGAAGATGAAAAAAGAGAAGAAGCCATCCAAAATCATAAAAGATGGGTAGATGCAGCTCAAATTTTGGGTTGTCATGCGATTAGAGTAAATTTATTTGGAAGCAATCAAGAAGCAGCCTGGAAGACGAACGCTGTAAAGGGCTTAACCAAATTATCTGAATATGCTGCAACTAAAGGTATAAATGTATTGGTCGAAAATCATGGTGGTTTGTCCAGCAACGCTAAACTTCTAACCGAAGTTATGGAAGAAGTAGATCTTCCTAATTGTGGAACACTGCCCGATTTTGGCAATTTTTGTCTTCGTAGAAAAAACGGTGAAATGTGGGGTGCAGAATGTGTGGAGGAATACCCTACTTATCAAGGAATTGAAGAAATGATGCCTTACGCAAAGGCCGTTAGCGCTAAAACTTACGAGTTTGATGAAAATGGTAAAGAAACAACATTGGATATTGGCCGAATCTTGAAAATAGTAAAAGACGCTGGTTATAATGGTTGGATTGGTGTAGAATATGAAGGCACTGGTTTGGCACCAGAAGAAGGTATTTTAAAAACTAAAGAACTATTACTCAAAGAAGCTGAAAAACTTTAA
- a CDS encoding GMC oxidoreductase — protein sequence MSKSYYQNETYDAIVVGTGISGGWAAKELCEKGFKTLVLERGRMIEHVKDYPTMNDDPWDYKFKGQQTREEVARQQKQARTGYSTNKASAHWFVDDIDHPYNETKRFDWMRGYHVGGRSIMWGRHSYRLSDLDFEANKKEGIGVDWPIRYKDIAPWYDYVESYIGVSGRKEGLSQLPDGNFLPPMDLNCLEEHVRDRIAENFEGRVLTAGRVAHITGDKKFEGRSNCQFRNRCIRGCPYGGYFSSPSSTLPAASRTNNMTLRPYSIVSEVLYDPDTKEATGVKVIDTETKEEMEFKANVIFLCASSMASTSILMQSRSDRFPDGLGNDSGELGHNIMDHHFQVGASGKFDGFKDSYYKGRKPNGIYLPRFRNLKDNEGLGFSRGYGYQGGASRNNWQETIAEFGYGQKMKEAITKPGGWTMGLGAFGECLPYHENKMTLNYDKLDKWGIPTITFDAEFKDNELKMRKDMKEQAVAMLEKSGCYDISPYDNLGAPGLGIHEMGTARMGRDPKTSVLNGNNQIHNVKNVYVTDGAFMTSSGCQNPSLTYMAMTARAADHASKNFKNSSNA from the coding sequence GTGAGCAAAAGTTATTATCAAAACGAAACCTACGATGCTATAGTGGTGGGTACAGGAATTAGTGGAGGTTGGGCTGCTAAAGAGTTGTGTGAGAAGGGCTTTAAGACCTTGGTGTTGGAAAGAGGTCGTATGATAGAACATGTAAAAGACTATCCTACGATGAATGATGATCCCTGGGATTACAAATTTAAAGGTCAGCAAACACGAGAAGAAGTTGCACGCCAACAGAAGCAAGCTCGTACTGGTTATTCCACAAATAAAGCAAGTGCACATTGGTTTGTGGATGATATAGATCATCCTTATAACGAAACCAAAAGATTCGATTGGATGCGTGGTTACCATGTTGGAGGTAGATCAATAATGTGGGGGCGTCATAGTTATCGCTTAAGCGATTTGGATTTTGAAGCAAATAAAAAGGAGGGTATTGGTGTAGATTGGCCTATTCGTTATAAAGATATTGCTCCCTGGTATGATTACGTAGAATCTTACATTGGAGTAAGTGGTCGCAAAGAAGGTTTAAGTCAGTTACCAGATGGTAATTTTTTACCTCCTATGGATTTAAATTGTTTAGAGGAACATGTAAGAGATCGAATTGCAGAAAATTTTGAAGGTCGCGTTTTAACTGCAGGCCGGGTGGCACATATTACCGGAGATAAAAAATTTGAAGGCCGATCTAATTGCCAATTTAGAAACCGCTGTATTAGAGGATGTCCTTACGGAGGTTACTTTAGTAGCCCTTCTTCAACTTTACCGGCAGCAAGCAGAACCAATAATATGACATTAAGACCTTATTCTATTGTTAGTGAGGTTTTATACGATCCAGATACCAAGGAAGCGACCGGGGTTAAAGTAATAGATACTGAAACTAAAGAGGAAATGGAATTTAAGGCCAATGTAATTTTTCTTTGTGCCTCGTCGATGGCTTCTACCAGTATCCTAATGCAATCCAGATCTGATAGATTTCCTGATGGTTTAGGAAATGATAGTGGAGAGTTAGGACACAATATTATGGATCACCATTTTCAGGTAGGAGCATCAGGAAAATTTGATGGTTTTAAAGATTCTTATTACAAGGGCAGAAAACCAAACGGAATTTACCTTCCGCGTTTTCGAAACCTAAAAGATAATGAAGGATTAGGTTTTAGTAGAGGCTATGGTTACCAGGGAGGTGCAAGTCGTAATAATTGGCAAGAAACCATTGCAGAATTTGGTTATGGTCAAAAAATGAAAGAAGCAATTACCAAACCGGGAGGATGGACGATGGGCCTTGGTGCTTTTGGTGAATGTTTGCCCTATCACGAAAATAAAATGACATTAAATTACGATAAGCTTGATAAGTGGGGAATCCCTACGATAACTTTCGATGCGGAATTTAAAGATAACGAACTTAAAATGCGCAAAGACATGAAAGAGCAAGCTGTCGCCATGTTGGAAAAATCGGGGTGTTATGATATTTCTCCCTATGATAATTTAGGAGCTCCAGGCTTAGGAATTCATGAAATGGGTACAGCAAGAATGGGCCGTGATCCTAAAACTTCTGTTTTAAACGGAAATAACCAGATACATAATGTCAAAAATGTTTATGTAACCGATGGTGCATTTATGACTTCTTCTGGCTGCCAAAACCCATCATTAACATATATGGCCATGACTGCCAGAGCTGCAGATCATGCTTCCAAAAACTTCAAAAATTCGTCTAACGCATAA
- a CDS encoding gluconate 2-dehydrogenase subunit 3 family protein encodes MNRRQALRNIGLGAGVMVVGPSTLSLLQSCKSEPSYDWQPIYLTASNGFILKEVLEIILPKTDTAGASELNIAEFIDSYMNEVAPESQQKDFKKSADAFASAFEKQFDKNPGNGTAEEYDQIIAKYLKATSEEKESFRPKRTTETQDPQDKDPEEELEMNHDSGALAYLETVRDMGIWAWQTSEQIGENVLWYDPIPGKYIPCGPVEELGGGKAMSL; translated from the coding sequence ATGAATAGAAGACAGGCCTTAAGAAATATAGGATTGGGAGCTGGAGTGATGGTCGTTGGCCCCAGTACTTTAAGCTTACTGCAAAGTTGTAAAAGCGAACCTTCTTACGACTGGCAGCCTATATATTTAACTGCATCTAATGGATTTATTCTGAAAGAAGTTTTGGAAATTATTTTGCCTAAGACAGATACCGCTGGTGCAAGTGAATTAAATATAGCTGAATTTATCGATTCTTACATGAATGAAGTGGCTCCGGAATCCCAACAGAAAGATTTTAAAAAATCTGCTGATGCTTTTGCCAGTGCTTTTGAAAAACAATTTGATAAAAATCCGGGAAATGGAACTGCAGAAGAATACGATCAAATAATAGCTAAATATTTAAAAGCGACTTCTGAAGAAAAAGAAAGTTTTAGGCCAAAACGAACTACTGAAACTCAAGATCCACAGGATAAAGATCCAGAGGAAGAATTAGAAATGAATCACGATTCTGGTGCTCTGGCATATTTAGAAACTGTAAGAGATATGGGAATCTGGGCGTGGCAAACTAGCGAGCAGATTGGTGAAAACGTACTTTGGTATGACCCAATCCCGGGAAAATATATTCCTTGTGGTCCTGTAGAAGAGCTAGGTGGTGGTAAAGCAATGTCCCTTTAA
- a CDS encoding vanadium-dependent haloperoxidase has translation MRKALIFLLSIAILSSCADDKNTNVEAINISASDYHASLDQITNIMVHDIFSPPVASRIYSYANLAAYEIVAQHNPNFESLTKTINAEISIPVLDTNKAIDYRMAALIAQLEIGKTLIFSEAEITNYSDSLFVSWKENNEEIFKNSKTYGMQVADAFKKWIDKDNYKETRTMPKFSVNTEDVSRWQPTPPTYMDGIEPHWMKIRPFTLDSASQFKPEPPPEFSMEEGSDFYKELMEVYEVRNQMDETGNKSEEMAIAKFWDCNPYVSTQRGHLMFATKKITPGGHWIGITKIASQKANLDFDNTIYAYTVTSMGIADAFISCWDEKYRSNLVRPETMINKFIDDQWKPVLQTPPFPEYTSGHSVVSGASAEILTQLFGNQFQFSDNTEVRYGLPEREYTSFRNAAQEAALSRLYGGIHYRAAIENGLDQGIDLGKHVVKTLNVKAL, from the coding sequence ATGAGAAAAGCACTAATATTTCTATTAAGTATTGCGATTCTTAGCAGCTGCGCAGATGATAAGAACACCAATGTTGAAGCTATAAATATTAGTGCTTCAGATTATCACGCCTCTCTAGACCAGATCACCAATATTATGGTGCATGATATTTTCTCGCCTCCGGTAGCAAGCCGAATTTATTCTTATGCTAACCTCGCTGCTTATGAGATCGTAGCACAACATAATCCTAATTTTGAATCGCTTACAAAAACTATAAACGCAGAAATTTCTATCCCTGTCTTAGATACCAACAAAGCGATCGATTACAGAATGGCAGCCTTGATCGCTCAGTTAGAGATTGGTAAAACGCTTATTTTTTCTGAAGCTGAAATTACCAATTACAGTGACAGCTTATTTGTAAGCTGGAAAGAAAATAACGAAGAAATATTTAAAAATTCTAAAACCTACGGAATGCAGGTGGCTGATGCTTTTAAGAAATGGATTGATAAAGACAATTATAAAGAAACGCGTACAATGCCTAAATTTTCAGTAAATACTGAAGATGTTTCGCGTTGGCAACCTACTCCCCCAACCTATATGGATGGGATTGAGCCACATTGGATGAAAATTAGGCCGTTTACTTTAGATTCGGCTTCACAATTTAAACCAGAACCTCCTCCCGAATTTTCTATGGAAGAAGGATCTGATTTTTATAAAGAATTGATGGAGGTTTACGAAGTACGGAACCAAATGGATGAAACTGGTAACAAATCTGAAGAGATGGCTATCGCTAAGTTTTGGGATTGTAATCCTTATGTTTCCACGCAGCGTGGGCACTTAATGTTTGCAACAAAAAAAATAACTCCCGGTGGTCACTGGATTGGTATTACAAAAATTGCCAGTCAAAAAGCAAATCTCGATTTCGATAACACCATTTATGCTTATACGGTAACAAGCATGGGAATCGCAGATGCTTTTATTAGTTGTTGGGACGAAAAATACCGTAGCAATTTGGTTCGGCCAGAAACGATGATTAATAAATTTATCGACGACCAGTGGAAACCGGTTTTACAAACTCCGCCATTCCCTGAGTACACCAGTGGACATTCTGTGGTAAGTGGAGCTTCAGCAGAAATATTAACGCAACTATTTGGTAATCAATTTCAGTTTTCAGATAACACTGAAGTCCGCTATGGTTTACCGGAAAGAGAGTACACTTCGTTTAGAAATGCAGCGCAAGAAGCGGCTCTAAGCAGGCTTTATGGCGGCATCCATTATCGTGCAGCAATCGAAAATGGATTAGACCAGGGAATCGATCTTGGAAAGCATGTTGTAAAAACTCTCAACGTAAAAGCACTTTAA